One Alligator mississippiensis isolate rAllMis1 chromosome 1, rAllMis1, whole genome shotgun sequence genomic window carries:
- the CCDC121 gene encoding coiled-coil domain-containing protein 121, translating to MAAAAEEERLRQELARRGAELQGAEAARARLRAEGEALQREAEQLRAEGRELVGWAGRWAQRRGGAIISLDDQWRQALAELRRQRQELQAQYQAAEAALREQLLRREAELVRLGRELEALRPVQELRQEQEGRVRELQQELAAAGAQQARRAAEARANFVRDHAALQEAAARRRDEAAGQAQALAQRGMQAEGARARAENQALRQELAALLEQARALREHKRRLEERAQRLRRELGCVQDLARVHAAQAGEEAPLRPRRPGRGGGRAGAAL from the coding sequence ATGGCGGCGGCTGCGGAGGAGGAGCGGCTGCGGCAGGAGCTGGCCCGCCGGGGCGCGGAGCTGCAGGGCGCGGAGGCGGCGCGAGCGCGGCTGCGGGCCGAGGGCGAGGCCCTGCAGCGCGAGGCCGAGCAGCTGCGGGCCGAGGGCCGGGAGCTGGTGGGCTGGGCGGGCCGCTGGGCCCAGCGCCGCGGCGGCGCCATCATCTCGCTCGACGACCAGTGGCGCCAGGCCCTGGCCGAGCTGCGGCGCcagcggcaggagctgcaggcccaGTACCAGGCGGCTGAGGCAGCGCTGCGGGAGCAGCTGCTGCGCCGCGAGGCCGAGCTGGTGAGGCTGGGCCGGGAGCTCGAGGCGCTGCGGCCGGTGCAGGAGCTgcggcaggagcaggagggcCGCGTGcgggagctgcagcaggagctggcggCAGCGGGGGCGCAGCAGGCCCGGCGGGCAGCGGAGGCTCGGGCCAACTTTGTGCGGGACCATGCGGCGCTGCAGGAGGCGGCGGCGCGGCGGCGAGACGAGGCAGCGGGGCAGGCGCAGGCCTTGGCGCAGCGGGGCATGCAGGCCGAGGGTGCCCGGGCGCGGGCCGAGAACCAGGCGCTGCGGCAGGAGCTGGCGGCGCTGCTGGAGCAGGCACGGGCGCTGCGGGAGCACAAGCGGCGGCTGGAGGAGCGGGCGCAGCGGCTGCGGCGGGAGCTGGGCTGCGTGCAGGACCTGGCCCGCGTCCATGCTGCgcaggctggggaggaggcacCATTGCGGCCCCGGCGGCCAGGGCGGGGGGGCGGCAGGGCGGGGGCTGCCCTGTGA